One segment of Erigeron canadensis isolate Cc75 chromosome 2, C_canadensis_v1, whole genome shotgun sequence DNA contains the following:
- the LOC122588119 gene encoding uncharacterized protein LOC122588119, with the protein MNPFFNNPLFLDNHGPTPPNFQSDSSSSDETERYINLFTMAHYAILQDVRDTASSSKTYTRRDDRSESHNRLFRDYFAEEPKFNETFFRQRFRMGRRLFVKIASDLENNFSFFQRKIDARGKWGFSALQRCTSAVHQLGYGSNPDSLDDYLNMSERSSRDTLNAFCDGVIKLYRHEYLRRATRSLDCTHWGWDNCPVAWRGQYTRDDHHGPTISLEAARILWCCRFKQRH; encoded by the exons atgaaccctttcttcaacaatccttTATTTCTTGACAATCATGGCCCAACACCCCCAAATTTCCAATCGGACTCGAGTTCATCCGACGAGACGGAACGGTATATTAATCTATTCACAATGGCGCATTATGCGATTCTACAAGATGTCCGTGATACTGCCTCCTCTTCAAAAACGTATACAAGACGCGACGATCGCAGTGAGTCTCACAACCGTCTTTTTCGAGATTATTTTGCCGAGGAACCGAaatttaatgagactttttttagacAAAGGTTTCGTATGGGTAGACGGTTGTTTGTGAAGATAGCTTcagatttggaaaacaattttagtttttttcaaagGAAGATCGACGCTCGTGGTAAATGGGGGTTTTCGGCTTTACAGAGATGCACATCTGCAGTTCACCAGTTAGGATACGGTAGTAATCCCGACAGTTTAGATGATTACCTAAATATGTCGGAAAGATCGTCACGTGACACCCTTAATGCTTTTTGTGATGGAGTCATTAAGTTGTATCGGCATGAATATTTGCGTAGGGCAACGC ggagtcttgattgtacacactggGGTTGGGATAATTGTCCAGTAGCTTGGCGTGGCCAGTACACGCGAGATGATCATCACGGGCCGACGATATCGCTTGAAGCAGCACGCATACTTTGGTGTTgccggttcaaacaacgacattaa
- the LOC122589730 gene encoding cytochrome P450 85A1-like produces the protein MAVFTLIIGGFLGVWLLISYLLNWNEMKYKKKGLPPGTMGWPLLGETTNFLKKGPSFMKNQRTRYGNVFKSHLLGCPTVVSMDPETNAYILMNESKGFVPGYPQSMVDILGKSNIGSVQGVDHKNIRGSYLHLMNPTIIKHKIIPQIDDFIRTYLSTWTNQVIDIQEKTEQMTHLLSLKQFAGNESTPLSKELNTEFLKLVLGTFSLPINLPCTNYRRGLHARKKIVKIVKQLIEDRRNSDKTHEDMLSLLMNGDENRYKLNDQEIIDQAITIFYSRYETVSTTSMMAVKYLHDHPGVLEELRKEHIEIREKKKPQDPLDWDDYKSMRFTRAVILETSRLATIVNGVLRKTTKEVELNGYIIPRGWKIYVYTREINYDPCLFPNPYTFNPSRWLQDETLEARNYSFMFGGGTRLCPGKELGIIEISTFLHYFVTNYRWEEIGEHKITKFPRVEAINGLHIRVSTR, from the exons ATGGCGGTTTTTACATTGATAATTGGTGGTTTTTTGGGGGTTTGGCTTTTaatttcttatcttttaaattggaatgaaatgaagtATAAGAAAAAAGGATTACCTCCTGGTACCATGGGCTGGCCACTTCTTGGTGAGACCACTAACTTCCTCAAAAAAGGCCCAAGCTTTATGAAAAATCAAAGAACaag GTATGGAAATGTATTCAAATCCCATTTATTGGGATGCCCTACAGTTGTATCAATGGATCCAGAGACGAATGCATACATCCTCATGAATGAATCCAAAGGGTTTGTTCCAGGCTATCCACAATCCATGGTTGACATTTTAGGAAAATCAAACATTGGTTCTGTTCAAGGGGTTGATCACAAGAACATTAGAGGTTCATACCTACATCTTATGAACCCTAccatcatcaaacacaaaatCATCCCACAgattgatgatttcatcagAACCTATCTGAGTACTTGGACTAATCAAGTCATTGACATTCAAGAAAAAACAGAACAG ATGACTCATCTATTATCACTTAAACAGTTTGCTGGGAACGAATCAACCCCATTATCAAAGGAACTCAACACTGAATTCCTTAAACTTGTGTTGGGAACTTTTTCACTTCCTATCAACCTACCATGCACAAACTACCGCCGCGGTTTACAT GCAAGaaagaaaatagttaaaatTGTAAAGCAATTGATTGAGGATAGAAGAAATTCGGACAAAACCCATGAAGATATGCTTAGTTTATTAATGAATGGTGATGAAAATCGATATAAATTGAATGATCAAGAAATAATCGATCAAGCTATCACGATCTTCTATTCAAGATATGAGACGGTATCAACTACTTCTATGATGGCTGTCAAGTATCTCCATGATCACCCAGGAGTTCTTGAAGAACTTAGA AAAGAACATATAGAAATCAGAGAGAAGAAAAAGCCTCAAGACCCACTTGATTGGGATGACTATAAGTCCATGAGATTCACTCGTGCG GTCATACTTGAGACATCAAGATTGGCTACAATAGTGAATGGGGTTTTGAGGAAAACTACAAAGGAAGTGGAACTCAATG gctATATAATTCCCCGTGGATGGaaaatatatgtgtatacaaGGGAAATCAATTATGACCCATGTCTATTTCCAAATCCATATACTTTCAATCCAAGTAGATGGCTGCAG GATGAAACCTTGGAAGCCCGAAATTACTCTTTCATGTTTGGAGGCGGCACCCGCCTTTGTCCTGGAAAGGAACTTGGCATTATTGAAATCTCGACGTTCCTTCATTATTTCGTTACTAATTACAG ATGGGAAGAAATAGGAGAACACAAAATAACCAAGTTTCCAAGAGTTGAAGCAATAAATGGACTACACATAAGAGTTTCTACTCGCTAA
- the LOC122587071 gene encoding probable UDP-arabinopyranose mutase 1, which yields MANSSSEFPLKDELDIVIPTIRNLDFLEMWRPFFQPYHLIIVQDGDPSKNIKVPDGFDYELYNRNDINKILGPKASCISFKDSACRCFGYMVSKKKYIYTIDDDCFVAKDPTGKDIDALRQHINNLLHPATPYFFNTLYDPFSDGADFVRGYPFSLREGVPTAVSHGLWLNIPDYDAPTQLVKPRERNTRYVDAVMTLPKGVLFPMCGMNLAFDRQLIGPAMYFGLMGDGQPIGRYDDMWAGWCVKVICDHLGLGIKTGLPYIWHSKASNPFVNLKKEYKGIFWQEEMIPFFQDAILPKDCTTVQSCYKELAKQVKDKLGKIDPYFVKLGDAMVTWIDAWDELNPPAKATNSK from the exons ATGGCAAATTCTTCTTCGGAATTCCCTCTTAAAGATGAACTTGATATCGTCATACCCACGATTAGAAACCTCGATTTTCTTGAAATGTGGAGGCCATTCTTTCAACCATATCATTTGATCATTGTTCAAGATGGTGATCCATCTAAGAACATCAAGGTTCCTGATGGTTTTGATTATGAGCTCTATAATCGTAacgatataaacaaaatcttggGTCCGAAAGCTTCTTGTATTTCTTTCAAGGATTCCGCTTGTCGATGCTTTGGCTACATGGTTTCTAAGAAGAAGTATATTTACACCATTGATGATGATTGtttt GTTGCAAAGGACCCGACGGGAAAGGATATAGATGCACTACGACAACACATCAATAACCTCCTCCACCCTGCCACTCCTTATTTCTTCAACACCCTCTACGACCCTTTCTCAGATGGTGCAGATTTTGTCCGTGGCTACCCTTTTAGTCTCCGGGAGGGTGTTCCAACAGCTGTGTCTCATGGTCTTTGGCTCAACATCCCAGACTATGATGCACCAACACAGCTTGTCAAGCCCCGAGAGAGAAACACCAG GTATGTTGATGCAGTCATGACACTTCCGAAGGGTGTATTGTTCCCTATGTGTGGAATGAACCTGGCCTTCGATCGACAACTCATCGGTCCAGCTATGTATTTCGGGCTCATGGGTGACGGTCAGCCCATTGGCCGCTACGACGACATGTGGGCTGGCTGGTGTGTCAAG GTTATATGTGACCACTTGGGGCTCGGGATCAAGACAGGGTTACCATACATTTGGCATAGTAAGGCAAGCAACCCGTTTGTGAACCTAAAAAAGGAATACAAAGGAATATTCTGGCAAGAAGAGATGATACCGTTCTTCCAAGACGCCATTCTTCCAAAAGATTGCACCACAGTACAGTCTTGCTACAAAGAATTAGCAAAACAGGTAAAAGATAAACTCGGGAAAATCGACCCTTACTTTGTCAAGCTTGGGGACGCCATGGTTACATGGATCGATGCTTGGGACGAGCTCAATCCACCCGCCAAGGCAACTAATAGCAAGTGA
- the LOC122587070 gene encoding probable tRNA (guanine(26)-N(2))-dimethyltransferase 2: protein MGNAEETKTGEETTNFQINNNKTAPFDMNDYAIIKEGEAEILMHKKNKVFYNKAQVNNRDMSIAVLRTFITKRKEEHEVLLSKREKKGSKVSENSAPESEAPVELTTQNGSSNGEVEPSEEIPEGEPCSNGDEPEKALEGKDHRELKPPRVLEALSASGLRALRYAREIEGIGQVVALDNDKASVEACQRNIKFNGSVASAKVESNLADARVYMLTHPKEFDAVDLDPYGSPSVFLDSAVQSIADGGLLMCTATDMAVLCGSNGEVCYSKYGSYPLRGKYCHEMALRIVLACIESHANRYKRYIVPVLSVQMDFYVRVFVRVYSSASAMKNTPLKLSYVYQCVGCDSFHLQPIGRTVSKNTSVRYLPGFGPVVPQECSDCGKRYNMGGPIWSAPIHDQDWVASILADVKAMKNRYPAFGRISAVLTTISEELSDVPLFLSLHNLCGTLKCTSPSAVIFRSAVLNAGYRISGTHVNPLGLKSDAPMDVIWDIMRCWVKNHPVKEQSPDQSGSVILSKEPVLQANFARAVASLSKAQAKKVARFLPNPERHWGPKLRAGRTITSKHVSLLGAEAVNEVLTNGEPEDEEPQAKRKKTEDPNSNS from the exons ATGGGCAACGCTGAGGAGACAAAAACAGGGGAAGAAACaacaaattttcaaattaataataataaaacggCACCGTTTGATATGAATGATTACGCCATTATCAAAGAAGGCGAAGCTGAGATTTTAATGCACAAGAAGAATAAAGTCTTTTACAATAAAGCCCag GTCAACAACAGAGACATGTCGATTGCTGTATTGAGGACATTTATTACTAAACGGAAAGAAGAACACGAAGTATTGCTGtcgaaaagagaaaaaaagggTTCGAAAGTATCAGAAAACAGTGCTCCTGAATCAGAAGCTCCAGTGGAGCTTACCACACAAAATGGAAGTTCCAATGGTGAAGTTGAACCTTCAGAGGAGATACCTGAAGGTGAACCATGTAGCAATGGTGATGAACCTGAGAAAGCACTAGAGGGAAAAGACCACAGAGAACTGAAACCACCAAGAGTTCTTGAG GCTCTGTCAGCTAGTGGATTAAGAGCTCTTAGATATGCACGAGAAATTGAAGGGATTGGACAAGTTGTGGCACTGGACAACGATAAAG CATCTGTGGAAGCTTGTCAAAGAAACATTAAATTCAATGGATCAGTGGCGAGTGCAAAGGTTGAATCTAATCTTGCTGATGCTCGAGTTTATATGCTTACTCATCCTAAGGAATTTGATGCG GTTGATCTTGATCCATACGGTTCACCGTCCGTATTCTTGGACTCTGCAGTCCAATCAATTGCTGATGGTGGGCTGCTAATGTGTACGGCAACTGATATGGCAGTTCTATGTGGAAGCAACGGAGAAGTCTGCTATTCTAA GTATGGTTCGTACCCTTTGAGAGGAAAGTACTGTCATGAAATGGCGTTGCGGATTGTCCTTGCATGCATTGAG AGTCATGCAAATCGGTACAAGCGGTATATCGTCCCTGTTTTATCTGTTCAGATGGACTTTTATGTTCGTGTATTTGTTCGTGTTTACTC TTCAGCAAGTGCAATGAAGAATACACCACTGAAGCTCTCGTACGTATATCAGTGTGTTGGTTGTGATTCCTTCCATCTCCAGCCAATTGGTAGGACTGTATCCAAG AACACGAGTGTAAGATATCTTCCTGGTTTTGGCCCCGTCGTACCACAAGAGTGCAGTGATTGTGGTAAGAGATATAACATGGGTGGACCCATTTGGTCTGCTCCCATCCATGATCAAGATTGGGTGGCATCCATATTAGCAGATGTGAAAGCTATGAAGAATCGCTATCCTGCTTTTGGTCGGATTTCTGCTGTTCTGACAACAATATCTGAG GAATTGTCCGATGTTCCTCTTTTCTTGAGTTTGCATAATCTATGTGGAACCCTTAAGTGCACATCCCCGTCTGCAGTAATATTCAGGTCCGCCGTGTTAAATGCCGGATATCGTATTTCTGGAACTCACGTAAACCCATTGGGGTTAAAATCCGATGCTCCAATGGACGTCATATGGGATATTATGCGTTGTTGG GTTAAAAATCATCCTGTGAAGGAGCAATCACCTGATCAGTCCGGAAGTGTGATTCTTTCCAAAGAACCTGTTCTTCAG GCTAATTTTGCACGAGCAGTTGCATCGCTTAGCAAAGCTCAAGCCAAGAAAGTTGCACGTTTTCTTCCCAACCCCGAAAGACACTGGGGCCCAAAACTTAGAGCAGGCCGCACTATAACCAGCAAACATGTCTCATTATTGGGAGCGGAGGCAGTCAACGAGGTTCTTACTAATGGTGAACCAGAAGACGAAGAGCCCCAAGCAAAGCGTAAAAAGACAGAAGACCCGAATTCCAATTCATGA
- the LOC122588120 gene encoding scarecrow-like protein 3: protein MKPDVTLSLTPPSTNLANSFKPEENGVKLIQLLLTCANHASSGDLNRADTCLHRISQLASANGDSIQRLAARFASALANRIVRRWPGVYKALNHSGSMSTNLGWARLAHSKFYKSFPYMAFAYAVFSQTLVQSMSWDPVIHIIDMGSGDPQLWVSILEKLAQGPIGPPQVKITCVSDNKILLEDLGITLCKEAKVLDMPFRYNPLNVKLMDLTQDMLDVRHGEALAFVSILNLHVLLAEDDRVDKHFRVNENSNPITENNKMAQFLRMLRSMSPKLVLIVEQESDHNSTRLVDRFVEGLHYYSAVFDSIDTTFTRGELSDEERIKIEDMVGKEISNIVACEGLERVERHERIKKWAGRFLRAGFKPVNLWFEAMEEAKLIIESCGPVGYKVVTHRPGLMICWHDRPIFSVSAWII from the coding sequence ATGAAACCAGATGTGACCCTTTCCTTAACTCCACCATCAACTAATCTTGCTAACTCATTTAAGCCCGAAGAAAATGGTGTCAAACTCATCCAACTCTTGCTCACTTGCGCTAACCATGCATCCTCTGGTGATCTCAATCGTGCAGACACGTGCCTTCATCGCATATCACAATTGGCTTCCGCTAACGGTGACTCCATACAAAGACTGGCTGCTAGATTTGCCTCTGCATTGGCAAACCGAATAGTTAGGCGTTGGCCTGGAGTTTATAAGGCCCTCAACCATTCAGGGTCCATGAGCACGAATCTTGGGTGGGCCCGTCTGGCTCATTCTAAGTTCTACAAATCATTTCCTTACATGGCTTTTGCCTATGCTGTTTTCTCCCAAACCTTGGTTCAATCTATGTCTTGGGATCCAGTCATCCACATCATTGATATGGGCTCTGGTGACCCGCAATTATGGGTGTCGATTCTTGAAAAGCTTGCTCAGGGCCCAATAGGCCCACCTCAGGTGAAGATCACATGTGTAAGTGATAACAAGATTTTGCTAGAGGATTTAGGCATCACACTTTGTAAAGAGGCTAAAGTTTTAGATATGCCATTTCGATATAACCCTTTAAATGTCAAGTTAATGGACCTTACGCAAGATATGCTTGACGTAAGGCATGGTGAAGCATTAGCATTTGTATCAATTCTTAATCTTCATGTATTATTAGCGGAGGATGACCGTGTTGATAAACATTTTAGGGTCAACGAGAATAGCAATCCAATAACGGAAAACAATAAAATGGCACAATTCTTAAGAATGTTACGCTCTATGTCACCAAAATTGGTATTGATAGTTGAACAGGAGTCGGATCACAACTCAACTCGTTTGGTAGACCGCTTTGTGGAGGGATTACATTACTATAGCGCGGTGTTTGATTCAATAGATACCACCTTCACTAGAGGGGAGCTTTCGGATGAAGAACGGATCAAGATAGAAGATATGGTCGGGAAAGAAATCTCAAACATTGTCGCATGTGAAGGTTTAGAAAGGGTCGAGAGGCATGAGAGAATCAAGAAATGGGCTGGCAGGTTTTTACGGGCCGGGTTCAAGCCCGTGAACTTGTGGTTTGAGGCCATGGAAGAAGCCAAGCTAATAATAGAAAGTTGTGGGCCGGTGGGTTACAAAGTTGTTACTCATAGACCAGGGTTGATGATTTGTTGGCATGATCGGCCCATCTTTTCAGTTTCAGCATGGattatttaa